The DNA sequence GCGACCGCTGCGGGCGATGGTGGCGGTGAGTCTGCAATCGGACGCGCGCGGCCAGATCCGTCGCTTCGTGGCGGAGATCGGCAAGCACGACGAGGTGATCGACGTTTTCTTCCTCGCAGGTACGGACGACTACTTGCTCCATGTGGCCACCGCCGACACCGAGACGCTTCGTCAGTTCGTGGAGATGCTCAACTCGCGTCCCGAGGTGGCCGGGACGACAACGTCATTGGTGTTCGAGCACCTGCGCGGTTCGGCGCCGATCTTCTGAACGGTCGATGTGTTTGCGTAGTCGGGTGAAAGTGCGACCACCGCCCGCCGCGACCACTGCGACGGGCTCGTCGACGTCGCCGTATACCGCCACGAAGCGATCCGACTCCAGATTGCCTTCGACGATGCTGGGCGATTGCCCCGCGGGTATGGTCCCGCACACCTGGAGCCTCAGATCATACTGATCCGACCAGAAGTACGGCGCCGTGCACTTCGGTGGAGGCAGGCGCAGCAGCGATCGCGCCGCTCGTCGTGCATGATCGAGTGCCGCTGCCCAATGTTCCTGTCGCACATGAGTAGCCGTGATGGGGTTGTACACGCGGGCACAGTCTCCGACCGCGTATACGCCGGCCACCGCGGTGGCGCACTGCTCGTCGGTGAGGAAGCCGCGGTCGATCGCCATCCCGGATGCGGCAGCCCACTCGGTGTTGGGGAGGGCTCCGATTCCGATCACCACAGCGTCTGCCCG is a window from the Williamsia sp. DF01-3 genome containing:
- a CDS encoding Lrp/AsnC family transcriptional regulator, which produces MAPEPNIVRPRAAGLDDVDRKILALLQADARMSNSALAAEVGIAASTCHGRIRRLVDIGVVRGFFADIDPAAVGRPLRAMVAVSLQSDARGQIRRFVAEIGKHDEVIDVFFLAGTDDYLLHVATADTETLRQFVEMLNSRPEVAGTTTSLVFEHLRGSAPIF